The Colletotrichum higginsianum IMI 349063 chromosome 2, whole genome shotgun sequence genome has a segment encoding these proteins:
- a CDS encoding Eukaryotic translation initiation factor 3 subunit C — protein MSRFFRGGDDSSTDSSSDEEELYSEEEEEEEKEEQEEDSEEEDEDDSDSDSDDSEGGKKAGASRFLRDASSESEDSEDEERVKVKSAKDKRIEELEATIKLIENGQKIGDWASISTEFDKLNRQVSKLQDGAKTPKVYVKTIAELEDYMNEAVAKQKVTPKKMNATAARGLNAVKQKIKKIVKDYQSQVEAYRANNDGFMESEEEEEKVAPKPKKSDRYHEPVEVAAEDDDEGFATVGKGGRTLQFTPESIFKHLRSIMETRGKKNTDKQEQIKIMEKLNEISNTPYQKIRVLLTLVSTRFDLGSGGASYMPVEHWKAAEKELNQLLEVLEQNKDYIVVEHAEEWDDDEKPPALEKDQKYIKVPGSIVSYVERLDDELTRSLQNIDPHTSEYIDRLTDEGALYNTVFRGMLYYEYLRKDADLEIPQESINRIVTRRLEHVYFKPAQVVKILEDNCWKNVSSSIESVITPRDQAQDAGNLVNVLCNYLFINAEGILRARAMLCQVYFLALHDEYYKARDMMLMSHLQENIPNFDVLSQILYNRTLVQVGLCAFRQGLVYDAQNTLQEICGSGRQKELLAQGVMIQRYSQVSPEQEKLEKQRQLPFHMHINLELLECVYLTCSMLLEIPLLAQTGSSPDVKKRVISKTYRRMLEYHERQIFTGPPENTRDHVMQASKALAAGEWKKSTTFIHSIKIWDLMPNTEDIKTMLSKQIQEEGLRTYLFTYAPFYDTLAVETLSNMFELDASKVLAIVSKMISHEELAASLDQVTSTVIFRKGVELSRLQSLALTLSDKASALIETNERTLEQRTQGSANAFERQGGRGGRGGRGGARGGNRGGARTGGNPQRQAGGTQFTGGALGAAVRG, from the exons ATGTCTCGATTTTTCCGTGGCGGAGACGACAGCTCCACCGACTCGTCttccgacgaggaggagctctactccgaggaggaggaggaggaggagaaggaggagcaggaggaggattccgaggaggaggatgaggacgactCCGACTCCGACTCCGACGACAGCGAAGGTGGAAAGAAGGCCGGTGCCTCGCGTTTCCTTCGCGATGCCTCGTCAGAGAGCGAAGAttccgaggacgaggagcggGTAAAGGTCAAGAGTGCCAAGGACAAGCGCATTGAGGAACTCGAGGCGACCATCAAGCTCATCGAGAACGGCCAAAAGATTGGTGACTGGGCCTCCATCTCCACAG AGTTCGACAAGCTCAACCGCCAGGTCTCCAAACTCCAGGACGGCGCCAAGACCCCCAAGGTCTACGTCAAGACGAttgccgagctcgaggactacatgaacgaggccgtcgccaagCAGAAGGTCACGCCCAAGAAGATGAACGCGACCGCTGCCCGTGGATTGAACGCCGTGAAGCAGAAGATCAAGAAGATCGTCAAGGACTACCAGTCCCAGGTCGAGGCCTACCGCGCGAACAACGATGGCTTCATGGAgtccgaggaggaggaggagaaggtcgcccccaagcccaagaagTCGGACCGCTACCACGAGCCGGTCGAGGTggccgccgaagacgacgacgagggcttcGCCACCGTCGGAAAGGGCGGCCGCACGCTGCAGTTCACCCCCGAGAGCATCTTCAAGCACCTGCGCAGCATCATGGAGACCCGTGGAAAGAAGAACACGGATAAGCAGGAGCAGATCAAGATCATGGAGAAGCTCAACGAGATCTCCAACACCCCCTACCAGAAGATTCGCGTCCTGCTCACGCTTGTCTCCACCCGCTTCGACctcggctccggcggcgCGTCCTACATGCCTGTCGAGCACTggaaggccgccgagaaggagctcaaccagctcctcgaggtcctcgagcagAACAAGGACTACATTGTCGTCGAGCACGCCGAGGAgtgggacgacgacgagaagcccCCCGCGCTGGAGAAGGACCAGAAGTACATCAAGGTCCCCGGAAGCATTGTTTCCTACGTCGAGCgtctggacgacgagcttACCCGCTCGCTCCAAAACATCGACCCGCATACCTCCGAGTACATCGACCGCCTCACGGACGAGGGTGCCCTCTACAACACCGTCTTCCGCGGCATGCTCTACTACGAGTACCTCCGCAaggacgccgacctcgagatCCCCCAGGAGAGCATCAACCGTATCGTCACCCGTCGCCTCGAGCACGTTTACTTCAAG CCTGCCCAGGTCGTTAAGATCCTCGAGGACAACTGCTGGAAGAACGTCTCGTCCAGCATCGAGTCTGTCATCACCCCCCGCGACCAGGCCCAGGATGCCGGCAACCTCGTCAACGTCCTCTGCAATTACCTCTTCATCAACGCCGAGGGCATTCTCCGCGCCCGCGCCATGCTCTGCCAGGTCTACTTCCTCGCTCTGCACGACGAGTACTACAAGGCTCGTGACATGATGCTCATGTCTCACTTGCAAGAGAATATCCCCAACTTCGACGTCCTCTCCCAGATCCTCTACAACCGCACCCTCGTCCAGGTCGGCCTCTGCGCTTTCCGCCAGGGTCTCGTCTACGACGCCCAGAACACCCTGCAGGAGATCTGCGGCAGCGGTCGCCAGAAGGAGCTGCTCGCCCAGGGCGTCATGATCCAGCGGTACAGCCAGGTGTCGCCCGAgcaggagaagctggagaagCAGCGCCAGCTCCCCTTCCACATGcacatcaacctcgagcttctcgagtGCGTGTACCTGACGTGCAGCATGCTCCTCGAGATCCCGCTGCTTGCGCAGACGGGCTCGTCGCCCGACGTCAAGAAGCGCGTCATCAGCAAGACGTACCGCCGCATGCTCGAGTACCACGAGCGCCAGATCTTCACGGGCCCGCCCGAGAACACAAGAGACCACGTCATGCAGGCTTCCAAGGCcctggcggcgggcgagtGGAAGAAGTCGACCACCTTCATCCACAGCATCAAGATCTGGGACCTCATGCCCAACACGGAGGACATCAAGACGATGCTCTCGAAGCAGATCCAGGAGGAGGGCCTGCGGACGTACCTCTTCACGTACGCGCCCTTCTACGACACGCTCGCCGTGGAGACGCTCAGCAACATGTTCGAGCTGGACGCCAGCAAGGTGCTCGCCATCGTCAGCAAGATGATCAGCCACGAGGAGCTTGCGGCGTCGCTGGACCAGGTCACATCGACCGTCATCTTCCgcaagggcgtcgagctcaGCCGCCTGCAGAGCCTCGCCCTCACGCTCTCAGACAAGGCCAGCGCGCTCATCGAGACCAACGAGCGGACACTGGAGCAGCGCACGCAGGGCTCGGCCAACGCGTTCGAGAGAcagggcggccgcggcggccgcggaggacgcggcggcgcgagAGGCGGCAaccgcggcggcgcgcggACGGGCGGCAACCCCCAACGGCAGGCCGGAGGAACCCAGTTCACGGGCGGCGCGCTGGGTGCGGCGGTCCGGGGttaa
- a CDS encoding Metalloprotease yields MFSRSPSLLRIPSWCSHHRRVLLRPNSRFLSSIDGQHTKALPARLDMTETLTVPQRLALAKWAHSLGDITPTLPRAAEWVQEHFGKKVSEAAIRSALERANLPGVFHPYMLHFDHMTDFLKDDGEIGPLIRLGFGRYLADMPAGAFPTAVATWRALTLTYLELAMLWFIEQITNKPDWHVKVFNGDIVSKWKAEVMAVDWAAVDLEHAHFDDAMFNWCLAELREKAKLYEATGLVPVFDVSTAVVKSDNAIPPEVKEELKKGVALLEDVQEHEKDWHPGSDGKVLDLVHPSLWPLVYGLSRIVPDKRIPLENITETCGTGQTIPALAELKFVEPMWDTHRTTKGLWSTKFQWLPCDVDIEEGKPKIRSYINNLHPQHHAGLYNTIEKVIEKTLPLWDVVYRWHKDFEYLRIPCKRAVRDCQAGCPGCCDPENRPQEPDENERDMDDYDDDWDEDHDGPESLTWRRDQIWFKETHPVTKPDVPGYRPMRLRPEDVKLESGFFHAADRIQVIVKLANIHLTPDKPTYDGGSWHIEGQLNEHICATALYYYDSDNITESRLDFRTNANGEALDEELEYEQEDHYAISRVFKISSYHETMQDLGGVLTREDRLLAFPNVYQHRVTPFELADKTRPGHRKILALFLVDPAMPVISTANVPPQRRDWWKEGVAPDNRIGPLPAEVAEMVFDNMEFPIGLKRAKEIREELMSERKAIDSRAMFRTERDTWNFCEH; encoded by the exons ATGTTCTCCCGGTCGCCGTCCCTGTTGCGCATCCCTTCTTGGTGCAGCCATCATCGTCGTGTGTTGCTTCGGCCGAATTCTCGCTTTTTGAGCTCAATTGACGGACAACATACCAAGGCACTGCCAGCGCGACTCGACATGACAGAAACATTGACCGTTCCGCAAAGGCTGGCCCTCGCCAAATGGGCTCATAGCCTGGGCGACATCACACCCACACTTCCTCGTGCCGCCGAATGGGTACAGGAACACTTCGGAAAGAAGGTATCCGAGGCTGCGATCCGATCAGCCCTGGAGCGGGCCAATCTGCCTGGAGTTTTTCATCCCTAC ATGCTCCATTTTGACCACATGACTGACTTCCtcaaggacgacggcgagatcGGGCCCCTCATCCGCCTAGGCTTCGGCAGATACCTTGCGGACATGCCCGCCGGCGCGTTCCCCACAGCCGTGGCAACATGGCGCGCGTTGACCCTGACCTACTTGGAACTGGCGATGCTGTGGTTTATCGAGCAGATCACCAACAAGCCCGACTGGCATGTCAAGGTCTTCAACGGCGACATCGTTTCCAAGTGGAAGGCCGAAGTCATGGCCGTCGATtgggccgccgtcgacctcgagcatgCCCACTTCGACGACGCCATGTTCAACTGG tgcctcgccgagctccgcgAGAAAGCCAAGCTTTATGAGGCTACCGGCTTGGTCCCCGTCTTCGATGTCAGCACCGCTGTCGTCAAGTCCGACAATGCCATCCCTCCAgaggtcaaggaggagctcaAAAAGGGCGTGGCCCTTCTCGAAGACGTCCAAGAGCACGAAAAGGACTGGCATCCTGGCAGTGACGGTAAGGTTCTCGACCTGGTCCACCCTTCCCTCTGGCCACTTGTCTACGGCCTTTCTCGCATCGTTCCCGACAAACGCATACCTCTCGAGAATATTACGGAGACCTGCGGCACAGGCCAGACCATCCCGGCGCTGGCCGAGTTGAAGTTTGTCGAGCCCATGTGGGATACGCACCGCACCACCAAGGGCCTCTGGTCAACCAAGTTCCAGTGGCTCCCGTGCGACGTTGACATCGAAGAGGGTAAGCCCAAAATCAGGAGCTATATCAACAACCTTCACCCCCAGCACCACGCCGGTCTCTACAACACCATCGAGAAGGTCATTGAAAAGACCCTTCCACTCTGGGATGTCGTCTACAGATGGCACAAAGACTTTGAGTACCTCCGCATCCCCTGCAAGAGGGCCGTAAGAGACTGTCAGGCTGGGTGTCCCGGATGCTGCGACCCCGAAAACCGACCGCAGGAGCCGGATGAGAACGAGCGTGATATGGATGACTATGACGACGATTGGGATGAGGATCATGACGGGCCCGAGTCACTTACATGGCGACGCGATCAGATCTGGTTTAAGGAAACCCATCCCGTCACGAAACCCGACGTCCCTGGATACAGACCGATGCGCCTCCGGCCTGAGGACGTCAAACTTGAGAGCGGCTTCTTCCATGCCGCTGACCGCATTCAGGTCATCGTCAAGCTCGCCAACATCCACCTCACGCCAGACAAGCCGACTTACGACGGTGGCTCCTGGCACATTGAGGGCCAGCTCAACGAGCACATATGCGCCACGGCGCTGTACTACTATGATAGCGACAACATCACCGAGAGTCGCCTTGACTTCCGCACCAACGCCAACGGTGAGGCGCTTGACGAGGAGCTGGAATACGAGCAAGAGGATCACTACGCCATCAGCCGCGTCTTTAAGATCAGCTCGTACCACGAAACAATGCAGGACCTTGGCGGCGTGCTCACGCGCGAAGACCGTTTGCTCGCCTTCCCCAACGTCTACCAGCACCGCGTGACGCCGTTCGAGCTTGCCGACAAGACGCGCCCGGGTCATCGCAAGATCCTGGCGCTGTTCCTCGTGGACCCGGCCATGCCCGTAATCAGTACGGCGAACGTTCCGCCTCAGCGAAGGGACTGGTGGAAAGAGGGCGTGGCGCCGGACAACCGCATCGGGCCGCtgccggccgaggtggccgagATGGTGTTCGACAACATGGAGTTCCCCATCGGGCTCAAGCGGGCCAAGGAAATCAGGGAGGAGCTGATGTCGGAGAGGAAGGCGATCGACTCGCGTGCCATGTTTAGGACTGAGAGAGACACTTGGAACTTTTGTGAACACTGA
- a CDS encoding Peroxin 11C: MTPAQQGKAARWSVRFWSVFVGSELGRLAVEALRSRSAVASGRQDVASAEYREWSDTWTRTLARQMSWFPLTVHWSMDKGFVPEMGIGLLGSIPGIVQMRQLWKETA; this comes from the coding sequence ATGACCCCCGCCCAGCAGGGCAAAGCGGCCCGGTGGAGCGTGCGCTTCTGGtccgtcttcgtcggcagcgagctgggccgcctcgccgtcgaggccctgcgcAGCCGGAGCGCCGTCGCCAGCGGCCGCCAGGACGTCGCCAGCGCCGAGTACAGGGAGTGGTCCGACACCTGGACGCGCACCCTCGCCCGCCAGATGTCGTGGTTCCCGCTCACCGTCCACTGGAGCATGGACAAGGGCTTCGTGCCAGAGATGGGTATCGGTCTGCTGGGCAGCATCCCGGGCATCGTGCAGATGCGCCAGTTGTGGAAGGAGACTGCTTGA
- a CDS encoding hemerythrin HHE cation binding domain-containing protein: MSSNAAEQPQAVVSSSDKDAPAQPELPPLTPAEFKVYNQMAEKMEYFHNHFRRQWTLLHDAATTGRRPQNMTLKQFLDTGLQFAQHLTAHHGIEETYVFPMLARRMPEFRAGRAELLRQHKEIHRGLDGFEEYLGRCRSRETELELAVLKEKMDSWGGVLWTHLDQEVKTLGAENMRRYWTMEEVRNMPM, encoded by the exons ATGTCGTCCAACGCGGCCGAACAGCCTCAAGCGGTGGTTTCGTCCTCGGACAAGGATGCCCCGGCCCAGCCCGAGTTGCCGCCCCTGACGCCGGCCGAGTTCAAGGTCTACAACCAGATGGCGGAAAAGATGGAATATTTT CACAACCACTTTCGCCGCCAGTGGACGCTCCtccacgacgccgccacgACCGGCCGGCGCCCGCAGAACATGACGCTCAAGCAGTTCCTCGACACGGGCCTGCAGTTCGCGCAGCACCTGACGGCGCACCACGGCATCGAGGAGACGTACGTGTTCCCCATGCTCGCGCGCCGGATGCCCGAGTtccgcgccggccgcgccgagctgctgcgCCAGCACAAGGAGATCCACCGCGGGCTCGACGGCTTCGAGGAGTACCTCGGCCGGTGCCGGTCGCGCGAGACGGAGCTCGAGCTGGCCGTgctcaaggagaagatggacaGTTGGGGCGGCGTGCTGTGGACGCACCTCGACCAGGAGGTCAAGACGCTGGGGGCCGAGAATATGCGGCGGTACTGGACCATGGAGGAGGTCAGGAACATGCCCATGTGA